In the Arachis hypogaea cultivar Tifrunner chromosome 20, arahy.Tifrunner.gnm2.J5K5, whole genome shotgun sequence genome, acatgcaagacaccaaacttagagttctttaatgcttagacactaagaatttaataatgcatatgaaaaacaagaaaagacacaaaacatgcaaatgcaaagatcaaacaagaagacttaccaagaacaacttgaagatcatgaagaacactatgaatgcatgaattttcgaaaaatgcaagatgcacatgcaattgacaccaaacttataacatgacacatgactcagacaagaaacatgaaaatatttttgatattttatgattttgtaaattttttttttgtattttttttcgaaaattatttgaaaaacaaaaataaggattccaaaatttttaatatgaattccaggaatctagcattcttagtctaaagctccaatctgagggttaggcatggcttaatagccagccaagctttagcatataacatcagagaatatactgctcattacttatcaaagtaacttgcctctatgctgatggtttggaagcctcagtccaaaagaatttagacatggctttatagctagtcaggcttcaacatgcttcatgaaacactagaattcattcttaaaaaatttgaagaaaaatatatttttcaaaacatttttattttaaaattttttttttgaaaacaaaggaaaatttttttttttgaaagatttttgaaaaatttttgaaaataaaacaaaaagaaaattacctaatctgagcaacaagatgaaccgtcagttgtccaaactcaaacaatccccggcaacggcgccaaaaacttggtgttgttgccggatcaaacttggcactgatgttaccggaccaaaagcttgctgaaaactcgaacaatccccggcaacggcgccaaaaacttggtatgcgaaattgttactcaggttatgaattattgttcgaaacatatcttcacaacttcgcataactaaccagcaagtgcactgggtcgtccaagtgataccttacgtgagtaagggtcgaatcccacggagattgttggtatgaagcaagctatggtcaccttgtaaatctcagtcaggcggatataaaatagttatgtagttttcgaaatgtagtaataaaagaaggatagaaatacttatgtaaatcattggtgagaatttcagataagcgtatggagatgcaatcgttcctctgaacctccgctttcctactgtcttcatccaatcagtcttactcctttctatggctggctttatgcaagggcatcaccgttgtcagtggctacatcccctcctcttgtgaaaatggtccaagatgccttgtcacggcacggctaatcatctgaggttcccgatcgtgctggaataggattcaccctccttttgcgtctgtcactatgtgcaacactcgcgagtttgaagctcgtcacagtcattcaatcagtgaatcctactcggaataccacagacaaggtttagactttccggattctcttgaatgccgccatcattctagcttacaccacgaagattccgattaagagatctaagagatactcattcaatctaaggtagaacggaagtggttgtcaggcatgcgttcatagggaatgatgatgattgtcacattcatcacattcaggttgaagtgcgaatgaatatcttagaagcgaaataagatgaattgaatagaaaacagtagtactttgcgttaatctttgaggaacagcagagctccacaccttaatctacggagtgtagaaactctaccgttaaaattacataggtgaaaggtccaggcatggccgagatggccagcccccaaaacgtgatctaagatagcatacaactgatgaaagatgtctaatacaatagtaaaaagtcctatttataataaactagctactagggtttacagaagtaagtaattgatgcataaatccacttccgggacccacttggtgtgtgcttgggctgagcttgaatgttacacgtgaagaggctctttctggagttgaacgccaggttgtaacgtatttctggcgttcaactctggtttgtgacttgtttctggcgtttaactccagacagcagcgtagaactggcgttcaacgcccttttacgccatctaaactcggccaaagtatggactattatatacttttggaaagccctggatgtctactttccaacgcaattggaagcgcgccattttgagttctgtagctccagaaaatccactttgagtgcagggaggtcagaatccaacagcatcagcagtccttcttcaacctctgaatctgatttttgctcaagtccctcaatttctgccagaaaatacctgaaatcacagaaaaacacacaaactcatagtaaagtccagaaatgtgaatttaacataaaaactagtgaaaacatccctaaaagtaactagatcctactaaaaacatactaaaaacaatgccaaaaagcgtacaaattatccgctcatcacaactcaTGTATGCGAGCAAGGTGCTTGCGTACGCGAGGAAGCAAAAACGCACGCCCATGCGTACACAtggcccacgcgtatgcgtgacccctgTTTTAAGCAAAAATGAGATTTATGTTTAAAACCTAATTTCAAACCTCTAagcctctattttcattcttttagccCTAAATCCtaatagtatgcctagtaatgagatgAATCTAGGAAAAGTGGTAGCTTGAGGGTGAGGTAATGTTGAAAAATGATGAATCATGCTTGATATTGATCATAAGAGGTTACTTAGGATGATGGCAGAAGTGCTgtttatgttatgagccggatgactgtatttgataatgaattatggctaGTTGTGGATTATGTTATGAGTTGGATGGCTGTATTAATATTCAATTATGGCTGAGCATGAATATATATGTTTATTGATTGATAATGTAattgttgcacttccaattaTCTTAGATATGAGTTCCCTGGGTGAAaacaatggctagccaccacatgctctaagttgagactcgatactctgctaaccctatgtcgtaagtgtggcaggacattgtgaaagttccggatgagcttgcccccgtggataaacaccagagtgggttttatatatttatgtttgAGAATTACTCGAGTTGGGCATGCACGAcaaagggacagtccaatggttagctactaggacttatcgggttggctttataaccgacagatgagactcatcagccaataggacatgcatgcatcatatgcatctatatgtttgtttggtgtgttttgtttggaatgcctaattgattgcaTAACTACTTGTTACTTGTTTATCTGCAGTATATGCTTCCCACCTGTGATTTTCTTGTATGTAATAAATGTGTTTGTAACAACTATTTtcatggtttagttatgtttataAGATTTAATGAtatgttggaagttctaggattgtcttaAGCTTTCtcaggacattatatgttagatatgtgggtactgttactatgctgagaacctccggttctcatcccatgcggattttgtggcaTACTGGAAGCTTCTGATTAGGGAAGATCCTTATCTTTCGGGGCTTTGTTTTGGAGACACAGGTTCTGTAACTTTGTATTTTGGGTTTCTTTTgggttttcatatatatatatatatatatatacttatgtaCTCTGGCCGGTTATCTACGTGAACCGAGTCTTGAGCTTTGTTATCTGTATTTTGGCACTCTTTTATATCTATTCGAGTTAGCATATCTCTTACCCCACGTCGTGTACTTTATCGCTtcgtgagtgttgcgctttcgattTAACAATTTTGTTTTACCCtttccttcaaaggctcctagttttaaatatttttcactatattatatatatataaattttacttttagaggtcgtaatacctcaccacctctatcttataacttaagcataaggctctgtgtggtagggtgttatattGTGTGCACGTACCCGGCAAAGAGGGTGGAGATGTTGATCCTCtccctggcattaaacaccatgTGCCTGCATTTAGTGCCATGTGAACGGTGACAAATTCTCAAGTTGGAGCataggttgtgcgtacgcacagtggtGTGCATACGCACTTGGCAGGGAGTGTTGAGTTGTTGATGCTTCCTCTCGCGCTAAACACCTGTGACCGTGTTTAGCACCCGCTCCGCAGTAGTTTCTCCTCGAATTACGTGCACCACGTCTCTAAATGCCAAGTCGGGGCATTTAGCGCCAGCGTCACAGTGACCATTCCTCAATTTTTGTgccttcctggcgttaaacgccaagtagcAGCATTTGGCGCCAAGGCACCTGAAGCAAATCCACTCCAGAATGTTCTGAACACCTTTCTGATTACACTTGTCCCTATTTTCAACACTTTGCATGACCAAAACACACGTAAAAAGAAGGAAAACTAgaggaaaataaaacaaaataaataaaataaaaataaatagaaaatctaAGGATACAAatgattgggttacctcccaacaagcacttctttaacgtcactagcttaacGGTCAACTCTGTTAAGTCAGCAGATCAGCAGACATCTCACGATCAACTTCGCCTCTAAGATAGTGCTTTAGCCTCTGGCCATTGACAGTGAACCTCCTGTCAGAATCTTCTTCTTTGAGTTTCACATGACCATATGGAGACACTCTGGTTACCACAAATTGTCTTAACCATTGAGACTTCAGCTTttaggaaaaaagcttgagccttGAATTGAATAATAAAACTATCTGGCCGAGCTCAAATGCTCTGGTGGCtattttcttgtcatgccacacCTTTGTCTTCtctttatagagcttggcattctcatataCTGAatttctgaattcatcaagcttaTTTAGTTGAAGGAGCCTCTTTTCTCCTGCAGCTTTatcatcaaagttcaggaatttTGTTGCCCAATATGCTTTGTGCTCCAACTCTCTGACaagtgacaggccttgccataaaGTAACTGATATGAAGACATGCCAATAAGAGTTCTGAATGccgtccggtatgcccagagagcatcatcaagcttcctagcccaatccttcATTGAAGTACTAACGGTTTTCTCCATAATTCTCttcagttctctattagagacctcAACCTATCCACTTGTCTGAGaatgatagggggttgccactttatgatggACTCCATATCTTTGaagaagagagtccagctgtttgttgcagaagtggcttctgccatcactaattagtgtcctTAGGACACCAAACTGGCagaaaatatatttctaaaacaAGCTTAgcaccaccttggcatcattagTGGGTAAATTCactgcttccacccacttggacatatAATCAACCGGCATTAGAATGTAGTTGTTTGAGTATGAGAGCGGGAAAGAttccataaagtcaataccccacacatcaaataatTCAATCTCCAGTATTTCCTGTTGTGACATCTCATGATTGTTGGGAAGATTCCCAACTCTCTGACAATTGTTACAGTTCCTCACAAAATCTCGAGCGTCTCTAAAGAGAGTTAGCCAATAAAAACCACTCTGGAGAATCTTAGTTACTGTCCTCttaccaccaaagtggcctccgtaCTCAGAACCATGACAATTCCAGAGAATCTACTATGTTTCTTCATCTGAGACACAATGCTGGATAATACCATCTGAGCATCTCTTGAAAAGGTAAGGTTCTTCCCATAAGAAGTACTTGGCATCATTAAGTATCTTTTTCACTTGCTGTTTAGTGTACTCTTTGGGAAGAACCTcatagccttgtagtttgcaatattcACAAACTACGGGGATCTCTGAATaacgaagagttgctcatccgaaaaagtCTCAGTCACAGGGGTAGGTTGTTGCATTCCTTCTTCAGGCTCAATCCTGGAAtgatggtcagccacttgattttctaACCCTTCTCTATctctaatctcaatatcaaactcctgaaggagaaGCACCCACCTGATCAaccttggtttagcatcctgcttggTTAAAAGTTACTTAAGAACAGTATGGTCAGTAAAACCAATAACcttagaaaatcaaataggacctaaacttatcaaaagcaaaaaccATAGCTAAtagttctttttctgtagttgtgtaattcttttgcatGTCATTTAATACACGgttagcatagtaaatgacatgcacaAGCTTGTTTTGTCTTTGCCCCCAAGACGGCTCCTatagcatggtcactagcatcacacattgaTTCAAATGATAAATTCCAGTTAGGAAGAGCTATGATGGGAGCAGAGAcaagcttagcttttagagtctcaaaagcatgcaaacagtcatcatcaaaacaaaaaaaaaaattctgtaaCCAAGAGGTTGCTCAATGGcttagaaattttagaaaaatcttttataaatcttctatagaatcctgcatgtcctaaaaAACTCCAGATTGCTTTTACattagtaggtggtggtaatttttcaattagctCCACCTTAGCTTTGTCTACCTCTATTCTTTTACTTGAAATCTGAAACAAGGTTTGTTTCTTGACATCGCTTCAAGACTAAAGAAAGATGTCTCaggaaagaataaaaagaattaccaaatacagaaaaatcatccataaatacctcaataaactttttaaatatgTCAGAGAATatagaaagcatgcacctctgaaaagttgctttGGCATTACAAAATCCAAAAGGCATCTTCAATAAGCAAATAcaccaaaggggcatgtgaataccgtcttctcttggtcttgaggatccactgtaatctgattatatccagaataaccatccagaaaataataaaatgcatGTCCATCtagcctctcaagcatctgatcaatgaaaggaaaGGGAAAATGGTCCTTCCTAATTGTTGTGTTCAGCCTCCTAtcatcaatgcacatacgccccCCGTGAcagttcttgtaggaataagctcattcttctcattcttGACCACTGTCacgcctcctttcttgggaaccacTTGCACAGGACTCACACATGGACTATCAGAAATTGGGTAAATTACCCTGGCTTcccaaagcttcataacctctttttagaccacctctttcatagttggattaaGCTGCCTTTGTAGTTGCACTACTGGTTTAGCATCTTCCTTAAGTAGCATTTTGTGCATACACATAGCCGGACGAATCTCTTTCAACTCACTAATGGTCCATCCAAGAGCCGTTTTGTAGCTTCTAAGCACCTATATCAAAGCATCCTCTTTATCATGACTCAGAgaggagctaataatcactggataagaATCATGCTCGcctagaaatgcatacttcaaagAGGGAGGCAAGGGCTTTAACTCAGGCTTCGGTGGTCCTTCTTCCTTACTAGGCGTGTTTGTCTCCCCCTTTGGTGGTGGTAAATCATCAATATCTAGCAAACCATTCTCCAAAGGGGGTTCCAGAACACCATCAAGCTCTTTCACTTCAAAGACTTCTTGAATCAATGGATTAATAAGATCAACTCTCATATATCCCTCTGAATAATAAGGATGTTGCAAAGCCTCAAGCACATTATGGACAACCTCTTCTTCATTGACTCTCAAAGTAAGTTCAtcattttgtacatcaataagggctcgtcctgtagctaaaaagggtctccTTAAAATAATAGGAGCATTCTTGTCTTCTTTCATATCCAGTATAACAAAATCAGTAGGAAAGATAAAAGGCtctactttcacaagtaaattcTCAACAATTCCAACAGAAAATTTGATTAAACGATAAGCAAATTGAAGAGAAATACAAGTGAGTTTTACCTCATCAATTTTGAGCTTTCTCataaaaaaaagtggcatgagattgatgatAGCTCTAAGATCACATAATGCCCTCTGAATAGTAATATCACCAATGGTATAAGGAATAAAAAAGCTTGTTGGATCTTGTATCTTCTTAGGGAGATCCTTTTGAataatagcactacattcctttgtaAGCACCATGGTTTCACTTTCCTTCTAATTCCTCTTGTTGGTCAACAATTCCTTCATAAACTTGGCATAAAGAGACATTTGCTCCAAGGCCTCTACAAAAGGAATGTTAATTTGTAGCTTTCTAAAGACTTCTAAAAAACTTATAATTTTCTTGTCTTTGAAAGCCTtttgaagcctctgaggatatggtatTTTAGGCTTGTATTCAGGCACTGGAGATTTCACTTTATGCTGCTCAAGATCAACCGAAAATGGGTTATTCATATGTCTCTCAGGGGCATGCTCCACCATGTCCTGAGTCTTCTctagagcttctttttcaaccagCTCCTCACTAATATGTGCATCTAAACCTACTACCTTACCACTTCTCAAATGTATGACCTTGCACTCTTTCCTTGGGTTAGGCACTGTATCACTGAAGAAGGTGTCAGGAGGTCTTTCAGCTACTTGTTTACTCAACTGACCGTTTtgaacctccaagtttctaattgcAGTTCTAGTTTCCTGTATGAAGCTACGGGTACTATTGGAGAGTTCTGCAACTATAGCTTTCAAGTCAGAAGATTTCTGTGAAGGGGAGAGCGCATGGTGTAGTTGAGAAGGCTGAAACTTCTGGTTGTTATTGTTGAAATTATTCTGATTAAAATTGTCCGGAGcagagttgttgttgttgaaatatGGTTGCCTCTGCGGTTAATTTTCCCAtccaaaatttggatgattcctccactcCAGATTACAAGTCTTATAAAAAGGGTCATTAGAGGGGGTCATGAAGAAtttcccatgtaattaacctgttCAGAGGAAAACTAACCATAATCATAACTTTCACTTTGAGAGAAGCCACCATTCATGTCATAGGGAGCATCTTGGGTATTAATAGCAAAAACTTGTAGTCCACCCAAGTGTTGAGTAATGGCATTTATCTGTTGAGACATAGTGTTATTCTGTGCAAGAAGAGTGTTCAAGGCATCTAACTCCATAACTCCCTTCCTCATGGCGGCCCTCTCAGAAGAATATAgttattggttgttagcaaccatctcagCCAATTCTAGAGCCATTTCAGTGGTTTTCTTCATATAAAAGGATATTCCTATAACATTATCCAAAGAGGTCCTAGCAGTCTGAGTAATCCCATCATAGAAAATTTGTAACTATATCCAGTCTGAAAACATGTCGGGAGGGCACTTTCTGAGCATCACCTTGTACCTCTCGCAAGCCTCATAGTGAGACTTACCTTTTGTTGCCTAAATGTCTAAATCGGTCCTTAGCTTGATCAGCCTCTGAAGTGGAAATAATTTGGTCAAGAACCTGCTGACCATATTATCCCATGTATCTAAGCTCTCCTTGGGTTAAGTATCAAGCCACTGCTTGACTCTATCACGTATAGTAAACAGAAAGAGCAATAACAATAGACATCAGGATGGACTCCATTGGCCTTCACCGTATCACATATTTGTAGAAAATTAGAGATGAATAAGTTTGGATCTTTTCGCGGGAGTCCATGAAACTAACAGCTTGTTGCACCAAAGtaatgagctgaggcttcaactcaaaattactgGCATTCACAGGGGGTACAACAATGCTACTGCCATGAAAGTATGATTTGGAGTAGTGTAGGAGCCAAGAGTCCTCCTAGGTTGCTCCGGAGTATTAGAAACATTAGGAATAACaacgttgttgttgttgttgttaggaTCCATGACGCTCTCTTCAGCTTCTTTCTCAGAATTATCCTTGAGACCTTCAGTGGCTTTATAACCTCTAGCCTACTGTTGGCGTCTTCTAATAGtcttttcaatctcaggatcaaactcAAGAAGGGGTTCCATTTCCCTATTCCTAATTTCCTActcacaaacaaacaaaaaataagaagaagtggAAATCTCTACGTTAGAGTGAAGAAAATTTCCAGTGAGGTAAActaagtaaaagaaataaaataaaataaactgaataaaaagaagggaaatttttgaaaaataaaaaggaaaattaaagagaatttttgaaattaaagaagtaaaaaaataactaaaataaggaAAAATTCAGGCatggaattcaaaaattaaaaagaaaaaattaagcaaattaaagcaagaaaatatttaatctaggtaatcaaacaacgggtagttgtcaatcacagttaaTCCCcgataacggcgccaaaaacttagttgCGGATTTTGAATACCACAAACTAACagacaagtgcaccgagtcgtaccaaataataactcaggtgagtgagtgtcgatcctACAAGGATTATTAGATCAAGCAACAACAGTTGAGTGATTAAGCTAGTCAGACAAGCAGATAAGAGTGTTTTGAGttctaaattgcatcaaacaataATTCAAAGAATTCAAGTAAGCAAACAGTGCATGGGTTTTGGGAATTATATGAGAAAAACAGTAAAGGCTTCGGAGATGTTAAGTTTCCAGATTAATGGTTCTTATCACTCACTTTAATCATGTAAAagttcaattcatggcaaactttaattgattaaacccaaattccttagtaatttaatcTCTTCCAACCAAACCAACTGCTAATaacttggtcacttaatttaaattagaagttTAAGTTCAAACTTAGTTTATGAGCCACACAAACCCTAAGTGTCCAAAGATAAAATGATTCTATGTCACGCATCACGTTAAATCCAGGTAATTAGAGAATTATGAGGAGTTGATTTCAAGCTATTATTCAAGTGATTtaactttttcaagattcaacaagaattcaagtagaaaaagagttatcttccaatatactcTAATCCCTAGGATGAAGATCGAAATCAATCTTTGAGAATAAAACAATGCATTGATTAAGAGAAGAGtgacaatagtattaatccattaaAATAAGAGAGCTCATAACCTTAATAGAGGGGTTTTAGTTGCTTATGGCTCAGAGAAAAACCTAGGGTTGTAAAAAAAGTCTGAAAATACGAAAtaaggaggaagaagagaagtCAGCGTGAAAGGCTGAatcttttctccttttatatctaatcctaattgatttgaaaataaaataaaataaatcctaaaagattttgttttctttatttaaaagttaattaaaacctaaaactaagcCTTCCGTGGAGCACCAAAATGCGCTACTAACGAGCGTCAATCTCGGCGTTTAGCGCCGCCGGGATAGAGAGCTTTTCCTTGGTTTCTGGATGCCTGACTTTAAATGCCAGGTAGTGGCATTTAGCACTACTAGAGTATGGTTTTAGGCACACTTTACGAGACACCTGGCACTAAATGCCGATCACGGTGTTTGGCGCCAACTTCACAGAGAGCTTGCACGAAGCACGAGGTGCCTAGGGCTAAACGTCAACTagcggtgtttaacgccagcttgacaACAtcaaatttctttcttttttttctgcatgTACTCTGTCAAAATCGTCCattttttttctgaaattaataaaaccacaatgcaactcaaagtagcatccaaactAGCTTAAAACACAAAAgtctaaaaaaaactaaataaatttttacctaaattactaagaaaatatagaaaagatgcCCACGGATTAGGAGTCTATCTAATAAAAAGGGGTTCAACAGGTGGAAGGCAGCGAGGGGTTTAAAGAATTTACCTAGGAATCAAGAACGACGGTGATGGTCTTAGCTCCGGCGATGACGAGAGCTATGAAAGTAGACGGTGACGGGCTTAGTAGCGACAACGATGGGCTCAGTGACGAGAGGACATGAGCTTTGATAGCAATGAGAGTTGTGAGGCTTTCTACGGAGAAGTCGAGAAGAAGAAGACTATGGGTGAAGATGACATGGTCTCTCTGGTATGGCTCTGGAGAATGGACTGAGACTATAAATCACTAAAAATCTGATGTGAGCCAAATTCTAATCTCTAAGAAGTGTTTCTATGTATAGACTCTGGGGCGAGTATACCCTAAATCCGATCCCGTTATGCCTCGCTCAAACACTTATCCCGAACGAAACTCACCGCCACCTTGGGTTGGTTTATTACCCGTCCTGACCGGGCAGGGATGGGTCGGGTACTTGCGGATTTCGGTACTCCTATAAAGTCTAACCATATGTTGATACTCCATTTATTAATGATCAACCGCTAGCCATTGAATTACTACGCACGTCGGATGAGATTTGAACTCTTAATACTTGCTTAAGCGAACAAGTGAGATGACCACTCAACAAACTCAATTGGTTAAGACAAatactatttatatttaatattaaaaattcttatagtttaattttaattataattttataaaatatttataataataattattatatatatttttatttattttttaataaaaatttttatataattttatgtattatcgtGTACAAAGTACGAAAACATACACTAGTTATAATAATAAGTTGCCCAAagttgctcttttttttttcaagcctCAA is a window encoding:
- the LOC112785770 gene encoding uncharacterized protein encodes the protein MVLTKECSAIIQKDLPKKIQDPTSFFIPYTIGDITIQRALCDLRAIINLMPLFFMRKLKIDEVKLTCISLQFAYRLIKFSVGIVENLLVKVEPFIFPTDFVILDMKEDKNAPIILRRPFLATGRALIDVQNDELTLRVNEEEVVHNVLEALQHPYYSEGYMRVDLINPLIQEVFEVKELDGVLEPPLENGLLDIDDLPPPKGETNTPSKEEGPPKPELKPLPPSLKYAFLGEHDSYPVIISSSLSHDKEDALI